In Odontesthes bonariensis isolate fOdoBon6 chromosome 20, fOdoBon6.hap1, whole genome shotgun sequence, a genomic segment contains:
- the LOC142370332 gene encoding uncharacterized protein LOC142370332, whose translation MELEADVVIDLQVVQSNEVGGSYHMEIEGLKRMVTYLEDEWHHHIGTLVTDRHLQIAKWVRENYQHILHLYDIWHVAKSLAKKLKAICKLKGCEDLIPWQQSIINHLYWSVVSTTNGDGDLILDKWKSVERHIQNLHTRHGGKFPRCAHPRLRCKDRKKKWIKKGAIQWKSNFLHHNSFRGSTSSYTVLTFLSISATADKSPLTFSMI comes from the exons ATGGAGCTGGAGGCTGATGTTGTGATAGACCTGCAGGTTGTACAG AGCAACGAAGTGGGAGGCAGTTATCACATGGAGATAGAAGGCCTGAAGAGAATGGTGACATATTTGGAGGATGAGTGGCACCACCACATTGGCACGTTGGTAACTGACAGACATCTGCAGATTGCCAAGTGGGTCCGCGAGAACTATCAACACATACTTCACCTCTACGACATTTGGCATGTAGCCAAGT CATTGGCAAAGAAGCTGAAGGCCATTTGCAAACTGAAGGGGTGTGAAGACTTGATTCCATGGCAGCAGAGCATAATAAACCATCTATACTGGTCCGTGGTCTCTACCACCAATGGAGATGGTGACCTGATCCTGGACAAGTGGAAGTCTGTCGAGAGGCACATCCAGAATCTTCATACTCGCCATGGGGGAAAGTTTCCCAGATGTGCTCACCCCAGGCTGCGGTGCAAAGACCGCAAAAAGAAGTGGATCAAAAAAG GAGCGATACAGTGGAAGTCCAACTTTCTACATCACAACTCCTTCAGAGGGAGCACAAGCTCTTACACTGTCCTGACCTTTCTTAGCATCTCTGCTACAGCAGATAAATCCCCTTTAACATTTTCAATGATTTGA